The following are encoded together in the Primulina tabacum isolate GXHZ01 chromosome 18, ASM2559414v2, whole genome shotgun sequence genome:
- the LOC142532788 gene encoding ubiquitin carboxyl-terminal hydrolase 15-like yields the protein MLGPRDIDISALFLFFVALPLVAYFLLGKWSEVTKRKNRISLISKSAVEEALPVEDMAVGCVIPMASVQNNAFHHCARCFGAATTRCSHCKSVWYCSGGCQITHWRQVHKLECHQLGNNCQISSLTIPTEGSRVRISADQTTDPNISEFNVKHPSLEKNCAGDIISPLRNPPTYSNGMKIDKSGKHVSRRSINKSCCSLMNGDADQEIMFYESGMVKRKSANSDETKGLNCFLENTSMNKAKATMHSRVDKLQKSAKSAVKMSKCDAGDSSIPLQENNLVANLEIRRTMDLPKSVKLDHQHSEDRIKKQQKVQMLFPYEEFVKCFQLEVLSMSPRGLVNCGNSCYANAVLQCLTSTKPLIIYLHRQSHSRAGCDKAWCLMCELERHVMMLQESGYPLSPGKVLMYIRSLNSQIGDGSQEDAHEFLRLIIASLQSICLERLGGEKAIDPWLQNTTFVQHTFGGLLRSKVKCLRCHHESERRENIMDLTLEIFGRVESLEDALTQFTSSEDLDGDNMYRCGRCASYVRARKQLSIMEAPNILTIVLKRFQEGNYGKINKCIRFPEMLDMIPFMTGTDDIPPLYMLYAVVVHLNKSNSSFSGHYISYVKDLSGNWFKIDDTEVQPVRLNEVMSEGAYILFYMRSYPRPARAYGGRVRSQQSHTMPKQCSSKLEKSSEPEQSQLRHNFSRRDPLLDHRGFSLKGDRSRSPITSNCSEFTDATSSDWSLFTSSDDASFTTESTIDSFSVVDYPDSAPFSSIFQSLYPSGKPETRFAHEEKGYVSASYLTIPPSRDWRGETVRRADILPTAYLYNSQKSIPS from the exons ATGCTTGGGCCAAGGGATATCGACATTTCTGCTTTGTTTCTTTTCTTCGTTGCACTCCCCCTTGTTGCTTATTTCTTACTAGGAAAATGGAGTGAGGTTACAAAGAGGAAAAATAGGATAAGTCTAATTTCCAAAAGTGCTGTTGAGGAAGCTCTCCCAGTTGAAGATATGGCTGTGGGATGTGTCATTCCCATGGCGAGTGTGCAGAACAATGCGTTCCATCATTGTGCCAGATGCTTTGGTGCAGCTACTACTCGTTGCTCCCACTGCAAATCAGTTTGGTATTG TTCTGGAGGGTGTCAGATTACTCACTGGAGGCAAGTTCACAAGCTTGAGTGCCATCAATTAGGAAACAACTGCCAAATCTCATCTCTGACTATCCCAACTGAAGGATCTCGTGTAAGGATCTCGGCTGATCAAACTACCGATCCCAATATATCCGAATTCAATGTGAAGCACCCAAGTCTGGAGAAAAATTGTGCAGGGGACATCATTTCTCCTCTTCGAAATCCACCAACCTACTCCAATGGAATGAAAATCGATAAATCTGGAAAACATGTTAGCCGAAGATCAATAAATAAGTCATGTTGTTCATTAATGAATGGAGATGCTGATCAAGAAATCATGTTTTATGAAAGTGGGATGGTTAAAAGGAAAAGTGCTAATTCTGATGAAACAAAAGGTTTGAATTGCTTTCTTGAAAATACTTCAATGAACAAAGCAAAAGCCACGATGCATTCTCGTGTTGACAAACTGCAAAAATCAGCAAAATCTGCGGTGAAAATGTCTAAATGTGATGCAGGGGATTCAA GCATCCCATTACAGGAAAACAATCTTGTTGCAAACCTTGAAATCAGGAGGACAATGGatttgccaaagtctgtgaaaCTCGACCATCAGCACTCAGAAGATAGAATAAAGAAGCAACAAAAAGTGCAG ATGCTTTTTCCCTATGAAGAATTTGTAAAGTGCTTTCAGTTGGAAGTTCTTAGCATGTCTCCTAGAGGACTTGTAAATTGTGGAAATAG TTGCTATGCCAATGCCGTGTTACAATGTCTAACATCCACTAAGCCCCTGATCATTTATCTTCATCGTCAATCACATTCTAGAGCGg GTTGTGACAAAGCTTGGTGCCTCATGTGTGAACTTGAGCGGCACGTAATGATGCTACAAGAAAGTGGATATCCGCTATCTCCTGGAAAAGTTCTCATGTATATCCGAAGTCTTAATTCTCAGATTGGCGATGGAAGTCAGGAAGACGCTCATGAATTTTTACG GCTTATCATCGCTTCTTTGCAATCTATATGCCTGGAACGCCTGGGTGGAGAAAAAGCCATTGATCCCTGGTTACAGAATACAACCTTTGTTCAACATACATTTGGGGGTCTTCTTAGATCCAAG GTCAAATGTTTGAGATGCCACCATGAGTCAGAGCGACGTGAAAACATAATGGATCTTACTCTGGAGATATTTGGTCGTGTCGAGTCATTGGAGGATGCATTGACACAGTTCACAAGTTCAGAAGATCTTGATGGGGATAACATGTATAGATGTGGAAG GTGTGCTTCTTACGTTCGTGCACGAAAGCAATTGAGCATAATGGAGGCTCCAAATATTTTGACTATTGTATTGAAAAGATTTCAG GAGGGAAATTACGGCAAGATAAATAAATGCATAAGGTTTCCTGAAATGCTGGATATGATCCCGTTTATGACTGGGACAGATGACATACCACCACTTTACATGCTCTATGCTGTAGTTGTTCATTTGAATAAATCGAACTCATCATTTTCCGGTCATTACATATCATATGTGAAAGATCTGTCGGGCAACTGGTTCAAGATTGATGATACAGAG GTGCAACCAGTACGGTTGAATGAGGTGATGTCAGAAGGAGCATACATTCTGTTCTACATGAG GTCCTATCCGCGTCCTGCTAGAGCATATGGTGGAAGAGTCCGCAGTCAACAGTCTCACACCATGCCTAAACAATGCTCTTCGAAACTCGAAAAATCTTCAGAACCAGAGCAGAGCCAACTTCGTCACAACTTCAGCAGAAGAGACCCTCTTCTGGATCATAGAGGATTCTCTCTGAAAGGGGATAGAAGTAGATCACCAATCACGAGCAATTGTTCTGAGTTCACAGACGCCACATCCAGCGACTGGTCCCTCTTTACGAGCTCGGATGATGCCTCTTTTACCACCGAAAGCACCATAGACTCTTTCAGCGTTGTTGATTACCCAGATTCAGCACCGTTCTCCTCAATCTTCCAATCTCTTTATCCGAGCGGTAAGCCTGAGACGAGATTTGCTCACGAAGAGAAGGGCTACGTTTCAGCTTCATATTTAACAATTCCTCCAAGCAGAGATTGGAGAGGGGAGACAGTACGACGGGCTGACATTCTACCAACAGCGTATCTGTATAATTCCCAGAAATCGATCCCTTCGTGA